A genomic stretch from Arachis stenosperma cultivar V10309 chromosome 3, arast.V10309.gnm1.PFL2, whole genome shotgun sequence includes:
- the LOC130966985 gene encoding uncharacterized protein LOC130966985: MSVEDLPRKEVNVLKGHEGAVLAARFNADGNYCLSCGKDRTIRLWNPHRGIHIKTYKSHGREVRDVHVTSDNSKLCSCGGDRQIFYWDVATGRVIRKFRGHDGEVNAVKFNEYSSVVVSAGYDQSLRAWDCRSHSTEPMQIIDTFSDSVMSVCLTKTEIIGGSVDGTVRTFDIRIGRETSDNLGQPVNCISMSNDGNCILAGCLDSTLRLLDRSTGELLQEYKGHTNKSFKLDCCLTNTDAHVTAGSEDGYIYFWDLVDASVVSRFRAHNSVVTSVSYHPEENCMVTASVDGTIRVWKT; encoded by the exons ATGAGCGTGGAAGATCTTCCTCGGAAGGAGGTGAATGTGCTGAAGGGGCACGAGGGCGCCGTACTTGCCGCGAGGTTCAACGCCGACGGCAACTACTGCCTCAGCTGCGGCAAAGACCGCACCATACGCCTCTGGAATCCCCACCGTGGCATCCACATCAAGACCTACAAATCCCACGGCCGCGAAGTCCGCGATGTCCACGTCACTTc GGACAACTCCAAGCTATGTTCTTGTGGTGGAGATCGCCAGATTTTTTATTGGGATGTAGCTACAGGCCGTGTAATTCGAAAGTTCCGTGGTCATGACGGTGAG GTCAATGCTGTGAAATTCAATGAGTATTCCTCTGTGGTAGTATCAGCTGGCTATGATCAATCCTTGCGTGCTTGGGACTGCAGATCCCACAGCACCGAGCCTATGCAG ATTATTGACACATTCTCAGATAGTGTCATGTCTGTTTGCTTAACAAAGACTGAAATCATTGGAGGAAGTGTTGATGGAACTGTTCGAACCTTTGACATTCGTATTGGCAG AGAAACATCCGATAACTTGGGGCAACCTGTTAACTGCATATCCATGTCCAATGATGGTAACTGCATTCTAGCTGGTTGTCTCGACTCTACTCTGCGTCTTTTGGACCG ATCTACAGGGGAGTTATTGCAAGAATATAAAGGACACACTAATAAG TCTTTTAAATTGGATTGCTGCCTTACCAATACGGATGCTCATGTAACTGCTGGCTCTGAGGATGGCTACATCTATTTTTGGGATCTTGTAGATGCATCAGTCGTGTCAAGATTCAGGGCTCATAACTCGGTG GTAACAAGCGTAAGTTATCACCCAGAGGAGAATTGCATGGTAACTGCTTCTGTGGATGGCACCATTCGAGTGTGGAAGACATAG
- the LOC130967943 gene encoding LOW QUALITY PROTEIN: probable mannitol dehydrogenase 1 (The sequence of the model RefSeq protein was modified relative to this genomic sequence to represent the inferred CDS: inserted 1 base in 1 codon): protein MGSSNAFGWAATDTSGHLSPFHFSRRENEADDVTLKILFCGVCHSDLHTIKNDWGFTTYPVVPGHEIVGIVTKVGSNVXKIKEGDRVGVGVIVDSCKECECCQQDLENYCPRTVYTYNSPYKGTRTQGGYSDFVVVHQRFVLRFPDNLPLDAGAPLLCAGITVYSPMKYYGMTEPGKHLGVAGLGGLGHVAIKFGKAFGLKVTVISGSPNKEAEAIHTLGADSFLLSSDPEKMKAAMGTMDYIISTISAVHPLAPLLGLLKLNGKLVNVGLPSKPLQLPIFPLVGGRKLIGGSNFGGLKETQEMLDFCAKHNITANIELIKMDEINTAIERLSKSDVKYRFVIDVANSFSSSNM, encoded by the exons ATGGGCTCATCAAATGCCTTTGGCTGGGCTGCAACAGATACCTCTGGTCATCTCTCTCCCTTCCATTTCTCAAGAAg GGAAAACGAAGCTGATGACGTCACTCTCAAAATCCTCTTCTGCGGGGTTTGCCATTCCGATCTGCACACAATCAAGAATGACTGGGGTTTCACTACTTACCCCGTTGTCCCTGG GCATGAAATTGTTGGTATTGTGACAAAAGTTGGAAGTAATG ACAAAATTAAGGAGGGGGATAGAGTTGGAGTTGGTGTAATAGTGGACTCATGTAAGGAATGTGAGTGTTGCCAGCAGGATCTGGAGAATTACTGTCCTAGAACTGTGTATACCTATAACTCTCCTTATAAAGGGACACGAACCCAGGGTGGCTACTCCGATTTCGTGGTTGTTCACCAGCGCTTTGTGCTTCGATTTCCCGACAACTTACCCCTTGATGCCGGTGCCCCTCTTCTGTGTGCTGGGATTACTGTGTATAGCCCCATGAAGTATTATGGGATGACAGAGCCCGGCAAGCATTTGGGAGTGGCCGGCCTCGGCGGCTTAGGCCACGTTGCCATCAAATTTGGCAAAGCATTTGGTCTCAAAGTTACTGTCATTAGTGGCTCTCCCAACAAGGAAGCTGAGGCCATTCACACTCTAGGGGCTGattctttccttctttcctCTGATCCTGAAAAAATGAAG GCTGCCATGGGAACAATGGATTATATCATCAGCACGATTTCCGCCGTCCATCCGCTGGCTCCCCTGCTTGGTCTGCTGAAGCTGAACGGAAAGCTGGTCAATGTAGGGCTGCCTAGCAAGCCTCTTCAGCTGCCTATCTTCCCCTTGGTTGGAG GAAGGAAGCTTATAGGGGGAAGCAACTTTGGAGGGCTGAAGGAGACTCAGGAGATGCTTGATTTCTGTGCAAAGCATAACATAACTGCAAATATTGAGCTGATTAAGATGGATGAGATCAACACTGCTATCGAAAGGCTCAGCAAATCCGATGTTAAATATCGCTTTGTTATTGATGTTGCAAACTCCTTCTCTTCCAGTAACATGTAG
- the LOC130969777 gene encoding citrate-binding protein-like — MVLLPILHVTLLQLTLASFSAAIDPTQGFTQLPISNSNFQVQKPYDVPQNQRYTFIDGVHKFWVYSTDKPFEPSSTTLPRTEIRITGYDYTSGVWQFEGDFYVPSGTSGVSIMQVFGGSSSATTLQLRVYDGSLKAYRDPVVQNNIYDRWFRLNVIHDVGANNVKVYIDGNLNFDGDGRGPGTFYFKFGVYTQNDPSNYMESRWRDIKLFRKQ, encoded by the exons ATGGTGCTGCTACCCATCTTGCATGTAACCCTCTTGCAATTAACACTGGCCTCATTTTCAGCAGCCATTGATCCAACACAAGGGTTCACCCAACTCCCAATAAGCAACTCAAATTTCCAGGTCCAAAAGCCTTACGATGTTCCACAAAACCAGCGTTACACCTTCATAGATGGGGTTCATAAATTCTGGGTGTACTCCACCGACAAGCCTTTCGAACCATCCAGCACCACCCTGCCACGAACCGAGATTCGCATTACG gGATATGATTATACATCCGGTGTGTGGCAATTTGAAGGGGACTTTTACGTGCCGAGTGGAACAAGCGGTGTGAGCATCATGCAAGTGTTCGGTGGAAGCTCCTCTGCCACAACGTTGCAGCTTAGGGTGTATGATGGTTCTCTTAAGGCTTATAGGGATCCTGTTGTGCAGAACAACATCTATGATAGATGGTTCAGGCTGAATGTGATTCATGATGTTGGTGCCAACAACGTCAAGGTTTACATTGATGGGAATCTCAATTTTGATGGTGATGGTCGTGGACCCGGTACTTTCTACTTCAAGTTTGGGGTTTATACTCAGAATGATCCTTCCAACTATATGGAATCTCGTTGGAGGGATATTAAACTCTTTAGAAAGCAGTAA